A portion of the Paenibacillus marchantiae genome contains these proteins:
- the mobA gene encoding molybdenum cofactor guanylyltransferase — translation MEWTGIVLAGGLSRRMGSNKALLEWNGSSVLEQVIQAMAPAVNSIIVSAGANTAAYKALPYDCVQDYYPGKGPLAGLHAALKASQTDWNLVCACDMPLIEPSFFKGMKWLTESGQEHHAIVPRLAGCVHPLAGAYHRCVLPELEQRLIDNRLKVTQWLEEISCRYVDVDELESAGVHDVAIQLSNMNTPEEYEHIRNRSYGP, via the coding sequence ATGGAATGGACAGGTATTGTATTGGCAGGAGGTTTATCCCGCCGTATGGGTTCCAATAAGGCATTGTTGGAATGGAATGGTTCCAGCGTGCTGGAGCAGGTCATCCAAGCGATGGCACCAGCTGTGAATAGTATTATCGTTTCCGCAGGAGCCAACACGGCTGCATACAAGGCATTGCCCTATGACTGCGTTCAGGATTATTACCCTGGGAAGGGACCGCTGGCAGGGTTGCATGCCGCGCTAAAAGCCTCGCAGACAGACTGGAACCTTGTCTGCGCCTGTGATATGCCGCTTATAGAGCCATCCTTTTTCAAAGGTATGAAGTGGCTCACCGAATCAGGTCAAGAGCATCATGCGATCGTTCCACGACTGGCAGGTTGTGTTCATCCGCTTGCAGGTGCATATCATAGATGTGTTCTCCCCGAACTTGAACAGCGCTTAATAGATAATAGACTGAAAGTAACCCAATGGCTTGAAGAGATCAGCTGCCGATATGTCGACGTCGATGAGCTGGAAAGCGCTGGTGTCCATGATGTGGCCATTCAGCTTAGTAATATGAATACCCCGGAAGAGTATGAGCATATTCGCAATAGATCATACGGCCCTTAA
- a CDS encoding MFS transporter codes for MALLDRYAPGRGNPSLVSLKLYNFFIYGAISIFAGFLQLYLQEIGMTKLEIGSLMAIGPFVSLFANPFWGFWSDKSRNIRIILMMMMGGTFVLAQAVFYAPTYAWIYAAMIFFYFFQSPLFAQTNSLILGYIDGTTQKFGTFRLWGSLGWALTAVAAGPLIDRLGAGSVSIVFAFMIVIAFVFALFLPRQPIASDTPVVSFRRFGRVMFNPYFMIFIGLGVLVSVPNAMNSTFMSLYIVEMGGDKQMVGWAIFTSSILEVGVFLLLDRFLKRKMSMLLSSLILISLLFAIRWQLMALANNPLEIVFIQLMHSITFGGYFYVGTQLTMLFIPRPYRSSGQAVYTMAWGGLSGVIAGLFGGWLFQSFGAEVMYNIGVFFSLIGAVGFAIMWLSNRRNGYQPTVLTEMGER; via the coding sequence ATGGCTCTATTGGACAGATATGCACCCGGAAGAGGCAATCCCTCTTTGGTTTCGCTGAAACTATATAACTTTTTCATTTATGGAGCCATTTCAATCTTCGCCGGTTTTCTTCAGTTGTATTTGCAGGAAATCGGGATGACCAAATTGGAGATTGGCAGTCTGATGGCGATTGGTCCGTTTGTATCCTTGTTCGCTAATCCGTTCTGGGGCTTCTGGAGCGATAAATCACGCAATATTCGCATTATTCTGATGATGATGATGGGTGGCACCTTTGTGCTTGCTCAGGCCGTATTCTATGCGCCTACGTATGCCTGGATCTATGCAGCCATGATCTTTTTTTATTTTTTTCAAAGTCCACTGTTTGCCCAAACCAACAGCCTGATTCTTGGTTATATTGATGGCACGACTCAGAAATTCGGTACGTTTCGGCTATGGGGATCGCTGGGCTGGGCTCTAACCGCTGTGGCTGCCGGACCGCTGATTGACCGCCTGGGAGCGGGCAGTGTATCGATTGTCTTTGCCTTCATGATTGTCATTGCCTTTGTCTTTGCCTTGTTTCTACCCAGACAGCCGATCGCTTCAGATACACCTGTAGTGAGCTTTCGACGTTTCGGCAGGGTGATGTTCAATCCGTACTTTATGATCTTTATCGGGCTTGGGGTGCTCGTTTCCGTACCCAACGCCATGAACAGTACATTTATGTCATTATACATCGTGGAAATGGGTGGCGATAAACAGATGGTTGGCTGGGCCATCTTCACATCATCCATCCTTGAAGTGGGTGTTTTCTTGCTCCTGGACCGTTTTCTCAAACGCAAAATGAGCATGCTTCTATCATCGCTCATCCTGATCAGTCTGTTGTTCGCCATTCGCTGGCAGCTCATGGCCTTAGCGAACAATCCATTAGAGATTGTGTTCATTCAGCTCATGCACTCCATTACGTTCGGCGGGTATTTCTATGTAGGAACCCAGCTGACGATGCTGTTCATTCCAAGGCCGTACCGTTCCTCTGGTCAGGCCGTGTATACAATGGCCTGGGGCGGCCTCTCTGGTGTCATTGCCGGCCTGTTCGGCGGCTGGCTGTTCCAGAGCTTCGGTGCCGAAGTAATGTATAACATCGGGGTATTCTTCTCCCTGATCGGTGCTGTTGGTTTTGCAATCATGTGGCTCTCGAACCGCCGCAACGGCTATCAGCCAACAGTGTTGACGGAAATGGGTGAAAGGTAA